Below is a genomic region from Trichocoleus sp. FACHB-46.
GATGACCACAGGCGCGGGTGCCGATCTGATTGGCAGTTGGTTTGGCACAGGGGCCGATCGTGGAATTGCTCTTTTGTTTACCTTGACTGGATTGATCGGGTTGATCGTGACGCTGCTGGCGATGCGATCGCGTTCGTACCGAAAATTATCAGTGAATTATCAAAAGCATTAGTTTTATGGTGACCCTCCGCCTTGCTACCTCCGCTGATTTAGCTCTACTGCGACATTGGGATGAGCAACCGCATGTGATTGCCTCAGACCCATCCTCATCAGAAATGCACTCGTTGATCACCTTGCTTAATGTTTGGTCGAGTGCTTCGCTAGTTCGAGCTTTCGCCGAGCATAACAGTTGCTTGAGTTTCGACCAACATAACTCGATTGGGGAAAACTCGGGGGAGTAAGGCGGCAAAAACACAACTTGGACTCCAACAGCCTCGATCGCTTCGTGAACAACTGAGGCATGATGAACCGATAAGTTATCCATCACAATGATTGCTCCTGCCCACAGTCGAGGTATCAGAATCTCTTGGATGTAGAACAGGAACACGTCGGTATTGACGCTGCCGACAATGGTGAAGGTGGCAATCAAACCATCGATACTCATGCCACCAATCAACGAGATATTCTTGCCTCGATGCTCTGGGGCCTCACTGTCATACAAGCGCTCCCCAATGGGAGCACGACCATACAAGCGTGTCATCGCCAAATGAATGCCAGTTTCATCCATGCAGACCAGATTGCGTGGGTCGATTGTCAAACTCCACAACCGATAAGCAAAGCGCAAATCCTTGACCCAGAGTTTTTTTAACGCTCAACTTGAGCTGAGACACAGCCCGTTGCATCGTCGATATACTTACCTCTATCCCAGTTTGTTGGCAAAAGCGCTCACAGAACTCTGTCAAAAGGGCATCGGGTTGAGCCTGGACTAAGGCTGTAACGATGGGTAAGTGCTCCTGACCCAACTTGGCAACGGCTCCTCCTCCATGAGGTTTGGGTTGCACCGTTCCTGTTGC
It encodes:
- a CDS encoding IS630 family transposase, whose amino-acid sequence is MDETGIHLAMTRLYGRAPIGERLYDSEAPEHRGKNISLIGGMSIDGLIATFTIVGSVNTDVFLFYIQEILIPRLWAGAIIVMDNLSVHHASVVHEAIEAVGVQVVFLPPYSPEFSPIELCWSKLKQLLCSAKARTSEALDQTLSKVINECISDEDGSEAITCGCSSQCRSRAKSAEVARRRVTIKLMLLIIH
- a CDS encoding transposase translates to MPAPLFVDLRQRILNAYEAKEGSQRQLAKRFKVSLSFVRDLMRHYRATGTVQPKPHGGGAVAKLGQEHLPIVTALVQAQPDALLTEFCERFCQQTGIEVSISTMQRAVSQLKLSVKKTLGQGFALCLSVVEFDNRPTQSGLHG